From Pseudomonas fluorescens, one genomic window encodes:
- the plsY gene encoding glycerol-3-phosphate 1-O-acyltransferase PlsY, translating into MFWSLAIFAYLLGSLSFAILLSRLTGNPDPRMSGSGNAGATNMLRLAGKKLAVLTLLGDLFKGLLPVLLAALAGLPIQQQGWIGVCAVIGHLFPLYFRFRGGKGVATAAGMLLGLYPPAALLAIGGWLLTFYLTRTSSLAALIATPLTLPLLAWQEPAALLPMSVLTALIVWRHRGNLRDLFAGRERHF; encoded by the coding sequence ATGTTTTGGTCACTGGCGATTTTCGCCTACCTGCTCGGCTCGCTGTCCTTCGCCATCTTGCTCAGCCGCCTGACCGGTAATCCCGATCCGCGAATGAGTGGTTCAGGCAACGCCGGTGCCACCAACATGTTACGCCTGGCCGGAAAAAAACTCGCCGTCCTGACATTGCTCGGTGATCTGTTCAAAGGTTTACTGCCCGTGCTGCTTGCCGCATTGGCGGGTCTCCCGATCCAGCAACAAGGCTGGATCGGCGTCTGTGCCGTAATTGGCCACCTCTTCCCGCTGTACTTCCGCTTTCGCGGCGGAAAAGGCGTCGCGACCGCGGCCGGCATGCTGCTGGGCCTGTACCCACCGGCAGCACTTCTGGCCATCGGCGGCTGGCTGCTGACCTTCTACCTCACCCGCACCAGCTCCCTGGCAGCACTGATTGCCACCCCCCTGACCCTGCCACTGCTGGCTTGGCAGGAGCCGGCTGCACTGTTACCAATGAGCGTACTGACCGCACTGATCGTCTGGCGCCACCGCGGCAATCTACGTGACCTGTTTGCCGGGCGCGAACGGCATTTCTAA
- the tsaD gene encoding tRNA (adenosine(37)-N6)-threonylcarbamoyltransferase complex transferase subunit TsaD, which yields MLVLGLETSCDETGVALYDSEKGLLADALFSQIDLHRAYGGVVPELASRDHVKRMLPLIRQVLAEADCVPTEIDAIAYTAGPGLVGALLVGASCAQALAFAWGIPALGVHHMEGHLLAPMLESQPPEFPFVALLVSGGHTQLVQVDGIGQYALLGETLDDAAGEAFDKTAKMMGLNYPGGPEIARLAAQGVAGRFVFPRPMCDRPGLAFSFSGLKTFALNTWQQCVSAGDDSEQTRSDIALAFQDAVVETLTVKCKRALKQAGMKRLVIAGGVSANKALRVSLEKMLGSMKGDVYYARPEFCTDNGAMIAFAGCQRLQAGQHESLAISVQARWPMEQLSPL from the coding sequence ATGCTAGTACTGGGATTAGAAACCTCTTGCGACGAAACCGGCGTCGCATTGTACGACAGTGAAAAAGGCCTGCTGGCTGACGCACTGTTCAGTCAGATCGACTTGCATCGCGCCTATGGTGGCGTGGTGCCGGAGCTGGCCTCGCGAGATCACGTCAAGCGCATGCTGCCCTTGATTCGTCAGGTGTTGGCCGAAGCGGACTGTGTGCCGACCGAGATCGACGCCATCGCCTATACCGCGGGTCCTGGCCTGGTCGGGGCATTGCTGGTAGGCGCTTCCTGCGCCCAGGCGCTGGCATTCGCCTGGGGCATTCCGGCCTTGGGCGTGCACCACATGGAAGGTCATTTGCTGGCGCCGATGCTGGAGTCGCAGCCACCGGAATTTCCGTTCGTCGCTTTGTTGGTCTCGGGCGGTCATACGCAGCTTGTTCAGGTCGATGGTATCGGCCAATACGCGTTGTTGGGGGAAACCCTCGACGATGCGGCGGGTGAGGCATTCGACAAAACAGCGAAGATGATGGGGCTCAATTACCCTGGCGGTCCGGAAATCGCCCGTCTGGCTGCGCAAGGTGTGGCAGGACGTTTTGTCTTCCCGCGTCCGATGTGTGATCGACCTGGTCTGGCATTCAGTTTCAGTGGCTTGAAAACCTTTGCCCTGAATACCTGGCAGCAATGCGTCAGCGCTGGGGACGACAGCGAGCAAACCCGTAGCGACATCGCGCTGGCCTTCCAGGATGCGGTGGTGGAGACTTTGACCGTCAAGTGCAAGCGTGCGCTGAAGCAAGCCGGTATGAAGCGGCTGGTGATCGCCGGTGGCGTGAGTGCCAACAAGGCGTTGCGGGTTTCCCTGGAGAAAATGCTGGGTAGCATGAAGGGCGACGTTTACTACGCTAGGCCGGAGTTCTGCACCGATAACGGCGCGATGATCGCTTTTGCCGGTTGCCAACGCTTGCAAGCCGGGCAGCACGAGAGCCTGGCGATCAGCGTTCAGGCGCGCTGGCCGATGGAGCAGTTGTCACCCCTGTGA
- the rpsU gene encoding 30S ribosomal protein S21: MPAVKVKENEPFDVALRRFKRSCEKAGVLAEVRSREFYEKPTSERKRKAAAAVKRHAKKVQREQRRAVRLY; encoded by the coding sequence ATGCCAGCCGTCAAAGTAAAAGAGAACGAACCCTTCGACGTAGCTCTGCGTCGTTTCAAGCGCTCCTGCGAAAAAGCCGGTGTACTGGCTGAAGTTCGTAGCCGCGAATTTTACGAGAAGCCAACTTCTGAGCGTAAGCGCAAAGCAGCAGCTGCTGTTAAGCGTCACGCCAAGAAAGTTCAGCGCGAACAGCGCCGCGCCGTTCGTCTGTACTAA
- the dnaG gene encoding DNA primase: MAGLIPQSFIDDLLNRTDIVDVVSSRLQMKKAGKNYTACCPFHKEKTPSFSVSPDKQFYYCFGCGAGGNALGFIMDHDNLDFPQAVEELAKAAGMEIPREESGRPHKPRQPTDSPLYPLLAAAADFYRQALKSHPARKAAVEYLKGRGLTGEIARDFGLGFAPPGWDNLFKHLSSDTLQQKAMIDAGLLIENAETGKRYDRFRDRVMFPIRDSRGRIIAFGGRVLGDDKPKYLNSPETPVFHKGQELYGLYEARKNNRNLDEIIVVEGYMDVIALAQQGLRNAVATLGTATSEEHLKRLFRVVPNVLFCFDGDQAGRNAAWRALESTLSSLQDGRRARFLFLPEGEDPDTLVRSEGTDAFKARINQHAQPLADYFFQQLIEESDPRSLEGKAHMATLAAPLIDKVPGANLRTLMRQRLMEITGLNSETVSQLVQSAPQEAPPAYDPGIDYDAMPDYSDYHQPQESYAPQQEWTPKKSGAGGKKWDNKPWDKKGKRGGDRDQPRAPRVPAAVEPPTLAALRTLLHHPQLAEKVEDAGHFAAEDHSNTQLLVALLEAVQKNPKLNSFQLIARWHGTEQGRLLKALAEKEWLIEGDNLERQFFDTITSLSARQRERNLEQLLRKARQSELSSEEKNQLRDLLSRNVSASNPTSTGA, translated from the coding sequence ATGGCCGGGCTGATTCCCCAGAGCTTCATTGACGACCTTCTGAACCGCACCGACATCGTCGACGTGGTCAGCTCGCGCCTGCAAATGAAAAAAGCCGGCAAGAACTACACCGCCTGCTGCCCTTTCCATAAGGAAAAAACCCCGTCTTTCAGCGTCAGCCCGGACAAACAGTTCTATTACTGCTTTGGCTGCGGCGCAGGCGGCAATGCCCTCGGCTTCATCATGGACCACGACAACCTGGATTTCCCCCAGGCCGTCGAGGAACTCGCCAAGGCCGCCGGCATGGAAATTCCCCGCGAGGAAAGCGGCCGCCCGCACAAGCCCCGGCAACCCACTGACTCGCCGCTGTATCCGCTGCTGGCCGCCGCTGCCGACTTTTACCGCCAGGCACTGAAAAGCCACCCGGCACGCAAAGCCGCCGTCGAATATTTGAAAGGCCGCGGCCTGACCGGCGAAATTGCCCGGGACTTCGGACTCGGCTTCGCCCCACCCGGCTGGGACAACCTGTTCAAACACCTGAGCAGCGACACGCTCCAGCAGAAAGCCATGATCGACGCAGGCCTGCTGATCGAGAACGCCGAAACCGGCAAGCGCTACGACCGCTTCCGCGACCGCGTGATGTTCCCGATCCGCGACAGCCGGGGCCGCATCATCGCCTTCGGCGGCCGAGTGCTTGGCGACGACAAGCCGAAGTACCTGAACTCACCGGAAACCCCGGTATTTCATAAAGGCCAGGAACTCTATGGCTTGTATGAGGCGCGCAAGAACAACCGCAACCTCGACGAAATCATCGTGGTCGAAGGCTACATGGACGTCATCGCCCTGGCCCAGCAAGGCCTGCGCAATGCGGTGGCAACGCTGGGCACCGCGACCAGCGAAGAGCACCTCAAGCGCCTGTTTCGAGTGGTACCCAACGTACTGTTCTGCTTTGACGGCGACCAGGCCGGCCGCAACGCGGCATGGCGCGCCCTGGAGTCGACCCTCTCAAGCCTGCAGGACGGTAGACGCGCACGTTTTCTGTTCCTGCCTGAAGGCGAAGACCCGGACACCCTGGTTCGCTCAGAAGGCACCGATGCGTTCAAAGCAAGAATCAACCAGCACGCTCAGCCGCTGGCCGACTATTTCTTCCAGCAACTGATCGAAGAGTCCGACCCGCGCTCCCTCGAAGGCAAGGCCCACATGGCCACCCTCGCTGCACCGCTGATCGACAAGGTACCGGGCGCCAATCTGCGCACGCTGATGCGCCAACGCCTGATGGAAATCACCGGCCTCAACAGCGAAACCGTCAGCCAACTGGTGCAAAGCGCCCCGCAAGAAGCACCACCGGCCTATGACCCAGGCATCGATTACGACGCCATGCCGGACTATTCGGACTACCATCAACCGCAGGAAAGCTACGCCCCCCAACAGGAATGGACGCCGAAAAAATCGGGGGCTGGCGGCAAGAAATGGGACAACAAACCCTGGGACAAAAAAGGCAAGCGTGGCGGCGATCGCGATCAACCACGTGCCCCGCGCGTCCCGGCCGCCGTCGAACCTCCAACACTGGCAGCTTTGCGCACGCTACTGCATCACCCGCAACTGGCGGAAAAAGTCGAGGACGCCGGGCACTTCGCTGCCGAGGACCACTCCAATACTCAGTTGCTGGTCGCACTGCTTGAGGCCGTACAGAAGAATCCCAAGCTAAACTCATTTCAGCTGATTGCTCGCTGGCACGGGACCGAACAAGGTCGCTTGCTCAAGGCACTGGCTGAAAAGGAATGGCTGATCGAGGGGGATAACCTTGAACGACAGTTTTTCGACACCATTACTAGCTTGTCAGCCCGCCAACGCGAGCGAAATCTGGAACAGTTGCTCAGGAAAGCCCGTCAAAGCGAGCTGAGCAGTGAAGAGAAAAATCAACTGCGCGACCTTCTAAGTCGCAATGTTTCCGCATCAAACCCGACCTCAACTGGCGCGTGA
- the rpoD gene encoding RNA polymerase sigma factor RpoD, with the protein MSGKAQQQSRIKELILLGREQGYLTYAEVNDHLPEDISDPEQVEDIIRMINDMGINVFEVAPDKDALMLADADTDEAAAEEAAAALAAVETDIGRTTDPVRMYMREMGTVELLTREGEIEIAKRIEEGIREVMSAIAHFPGTVDHILAEYTRVTSEGGRLSDVLSGYIDPDDGIAPPAAEVPPPVDSKAAKADDDSEDDDAEASDDEEEAESGPDPVIAAQRFGAVAEQMEITRKALKKHGRHNKAALAELLVLAELFMPIKLVPKQFEGLVERVRSALDRLRQQERAIMQLCVRDARMPRADFLRQFPGNEIDESWTDALAKGKSKYAEAIARLQPDIVRCQQKLTALEAETGLTIAEIKDINRRMSIGEAKARRAKKEMVEANLRLVISIAKKYTNRGLQFLDLIQEGNIGLMKAVDKFEYRRGYKFSTYATWWIRQAITRSIADQARTIRIPVHMIETINKLNRISRQMLQEMGREPTPEELGERMEMPEDKIRKVLKIAKEPISMETPIGDDEDSHLGDFIEDSTMQSPIDVATVESLKEATREVLSGLTAREAKVLRMRFGIDMNTDHTLEEVGKQFDVTRERIRQIEAKALRKLRHPTRSEHLRSFLDE; encoded by the coding sequence ATGTCCGGAAAAGCGCAACAGCAGTCTCGTATCAAAGAGTTGATCCTTCTGGGTCGTGAGCAGGGCTACCTGACTTACGCAGAGGTCAACGACCACCTGCCTGAGGATATTTCAGATCCAGAGCAGGTGGAAGACATCATCCGCATGATCAACGACATGGGGATCAACGTATTCGAGGTTGCGCCAGATAAGGATGCCCTTATGCTGGCCGACGCCGACACCGACGAGGCGGCCGCTGAAGAAGCGGCTGCAGCGTTGGCAGCCGTCGAGACCGACATTGGTCGCACTACCGACCCCGTGCGCATGTACATGCGTGAAATGGGCACCGTAGAGCTTCTGACACGTGAAGGCGAAATCGAAATCGCCAAGCGTATCGAAGAAGGCATCCGTGAAGTGATGAGCGCAATTGCGCACTTCCCTGGCACGGTTGACCACATTCTCGCCGAATACACTCGCGTCACCAGCGAAGGCGGTCGCCTGTCCGACGTCCTGAGCGGTTATATCGACCCGGACGACGGCATCGCGCCACCTGCCGCCGAAGTGCCACCGCCTGTCGACTCGAAAGCTGCCAAGGCTGACGACGACTCCGAGGACGATGACGCTGAAGCCAGTGACGACGAAGAAGAGGCCGAAAGCGGTCCCGATCCGGTCATCGCCGCGCAGCGTTTTGGCGCCGTGGCCGAGCAGATGGAAATCACTCGCAAGGCACTGAAGAAGCACGGCCGTCATAACAAGGCAGCCCTGGCTGAATTGTTGGTGCTGGCTGAGCTGTTCATGCCGATCAAGCTGGTTCCGAAGCAATTCGAAGGCCTGGTCGAGCGCGTTCGCAGCGCCCTGGATCGCTTGCGCCAGCAAGAGCGCGCAATCATGCAGCTCTGCGTTCGTGATGCGCGCATGCCGCGTGCGGATTTCCTGCGCCAGTTCCCGGGCAACGAAATTGACGAAAGCTGGACCGACGCCCTGGCCAAAGGCAAAAGCAAATACGCCGAAGCCATTGCTCGCCTGCAGCCCGATATCGTTCGCTGCCAGCAGAAGCTGACCGCTCTCGAAGCCGAAACCGGCCTGACGATTGCCGAGATCAAGGATATCAACCGTCGCATGTCGATCGGTGAGGCCAAGGCCCGCCGCGCGAAGAAAGAGATGGTTGAAGCGAACTTGCGTCTGGTGATCTCCATCGCCAAGAAGTACACCAACCGCGGTCTGCAATTCCTCGATCTGATCCAGGAAGGCAACATCGGTTTGATGAAAGCGGTAGACAAGTTCGAATACCGTCGCGGCTACAAATTCTCGACTTATGCCACCTGGTGGATCCGTCAGGCGATCACTCGCTCGATCGCCGACCAGGCCCGCACCATCCGTATTCCGGTGCACATGATCGAGACGATCAACAAGCTCAACCGTATTTCCCGCCAGATGCTGCAGGAAATGGGTCGCGAACCGACTCCGGAAGAGCTGGGCGAACGCATGGAAATGCCTGAGGACAAGATCCGCAAGGTATTGAAGATCGCCAAAGAGCCGATCTCCATGGAAACCCCAATCGGTGATGACGAAGACTCCCATCTGGGCGACTTCATCGAAGACTCGACCATGCAGTCGCCAATCGATGTCGCCACCGTTGAGAGCCTGAAAGAAGCGACTCGCGAAGTACTGTCCGGCCTCACTGCTCGTGAAGCCAAGGTCCTGCGCATGCGCTTCGGCATCGACATGAATACCGACCACACCCTTGAAGAGGTTGGTAAACAGTTCGACGTTACCCGTGAACGGATTCGTCAGATCGAAGCCAAGGCATTGCGCAAGCTGCGCCACCCGACGAGAAGCGAGCACCTGCGCTCCTTCCTCGACGAGTGA
- a CDS encoding EAL domain-containing protein, producing the protein MPRLPAALLLSLMTWTATADALTLTDEERGWLAAHPELRLGVDASWPPFEFRDEQGRYQGLAADYINIVRDRLAVRVTPVEPVSWTEVLDQVKHGKLDLLPGIMSTPERQNYLSFTRPYLDFPIVILAHVGGAQPRTIEDLYGLKIAVVENYAPHELLRTQHPDLNLVPMPNVSSALQSLATDEVDAVVGDLASSVWSLRQLKLEGLYVSGETPYRYQLAMAVPKDNKLLVSILDKVLADMSPGEISAIQEHWVGNVLDHRTFWSDLLVYGLPGILLLVGVLAVVIRINRRLSSEISRRVALEQELRSSEYHYRGLVESLSAIAWEANINDFTYSYVSPHAEDLLGYPLSHWLIPGFWRNIIHPADLTRAQTYCELEVLAGRDHSLDYRVITADGRCLWVRDIVSLIEHGHEPVMRGLMIDISEAKHTEEALRLSEQKFASVFQQCPDILVIARLSDGCLLEVNEAFEEQIGLSAAQVIGQTATDLNIWGIPGVGPGLLQRLQAGPIRNLEMPFRRSNGQVFTGLISAEPFELDTTPALVVVVRDITQLKETQKQLQTSEEKFAKAFHASPDGLLLSRVSDGLLIEVNEGFSRITGFNSAMSLDRSTLDLGIWVNLNERRQMLDLLKRDGFVRDFSCHIRRNDGRIRLCEMSSRPLPIGDEECMLTIARDITERHLMQEKLQQAATVFESTAEGVLITDTQQHISAVNRAFTEITGYSETEALGHTPRLLASGLHDSAFYAAMWHQLTAEGHWQGEISNRRKNGELYPSWLTISAVRNKDRFITHFVAVFADISSLKHAQAKLDYQAHHDPLTGLPNRTLFESRLLTALNNQREQGGQGAVLFLDLDRFKHINDSLGHPVGDLLLKGIAVRLKEQLRDIDTVARLGGDEFIILLPGLQQSSDAEHIANKLLNCFGAPFQAGEHEFFISASIGTSLYPKDGNDVATLVKNADAAMYRSKAKGRNRVESYTRDLTAQASERIALEHELRRAIERNELSLYYQPKISLHHPRLVGAEALIRWRHPTFGDVPPEHFISLAEENGMILQIGDWVLEQACLQMHEWNKRYEGFGSLSVNLAGAQLRQPTLLGRIEQLLKEYRLKPDLLQLEITENFIMSQAEEALEVLHQLKRLGVQIAIDDFGTGYSSLSYLKRLPLDYLKIDQSFVRGLPDDTHDVAIVRAIIALGRSMQFTIIAEGVETQSQQQFLAGEGCEQIQGYIVSLPLPADEFAATFLRIAVSDFSDSTAEKPPL; encoded by the coding sequence ATGCCCAGACTCCCGGCCGCGCTATTACTGTCGCTGATGACCTGGACCGCAACGGCTGACGCGCTGACTCTGACTGATGAGGAACGTGGCTGGCTTGCGGCTCACCCCGAACTGCGCCTGGGTGTCGATGCGTCGTGGCCACCCTTTGAGTTTCGCGACGAACAGGGCCGCTACCAGGGGTTGGCAGCCGACTACATCAACATCGTGCGCGACCGTCTGGCTGTCAGGGTCACACCGGTCGAACCGGTCAGCTGGACCGAAGTACTGGACCAGGTCAAACACGGCAAACTCGACCTGTTGCCCGGCATCATGTCGACTCCTGAGCGCCAGAACTACCTGTCGTTCACACGGCCCTACCTGGATTTCCCGATCGTGATCCTGGCCCACGTCGGAGGCGCCCAGCCGCGCACCATCGAGGATCTTTACGGCCTGAAGATTGCCGTGGTGGAGAACTACGCCCCCCACGAACTGCTACGCACCCAGCACCCCGACCTCAACCTGGTACCGATGCCCAACGTCAGTTCTGCCTTGCAGTCACTGGCCACCGATGAGGTCGATGCGGTAGTGGGCGACCTGGCCTCCAGCGTCTGGAGCCTGCGCCAACTCAAGCTTGAAGGCCTCTACGTCAGTGGCGAAACGCCCTATCGCTACCAACTGGCAATGGCCGTGCCCAAGGACAACAAGCTGCTGGTGAGCATCCTCGACAAGGTGCTGGCCGACATGAGCCCGGGCGAAATCAGCGCCATCCAGGAGCATTGGGTCGGCAACGTGCTGGATCACCGCACGTTCTGGTCAGATTTGTTGGTCTACGGCCTGCCCGGAATACTATTGCTGGTTGGTGTGCTCGCCGTGGTCATCCGCATCAACCGGCGCCTGAGCTCGGAAATTTCGCGCCGGGTCGCGCTCGAGCAGGAACTGCGCAGCAGCGAATACCACTATCGCGGTCTGGTCGAAAGCTTGTCGGCGATTGCCTGGGAAGCCAACATCAATGACTTCACCTACAGCTACGTCTCGCCTCATGCTGAAGACCTGCTCGGCTATCCCCTATCGCACTGGCTGATTCCGGGATTCTGGCGCAACATCATTCACCCTGCCGACCTCACCCGCGCCCAGACCTACTGCGAACTTGAAGTCCTTGCCGGACGCGACCATAGCCTCGATTACCGGGTCATCACAGCCGATGGCCGCTGCCTCTGGGTGCGCGACATTGTCAGCCTGATCGAGCACGGTCACGAGCCGGTGATGCGCGGACTGATGATCGACATCAGCGAAGCCAAGCACACCGAGGAGGCCTTGCGCCTTTCCGAACAGAAGTTCGCCTCGGTCTTTCAACAGTGCCCGGACATTCTGGTGATTGCGCGCCTGTCCGATGGCTGCCTGCTGGAGGTCAACGAGGCATTCGAGGAGCAAATCGGCCTGAGCGCCGCGCAGGTGATCGGCCAGACTGCCACCGACCTGAACATCTGGGGCATCCCCGGCGTCGGTCCCGGGCTGCTGCAACGGTTACAGGCCGGCCCCATCCGCAACCTCGAGATGCCCTTTCGGCGCAGCAATGGCCAGGTGTTCACCGGACTGATCTCCGCCGAACCTTTCGAGCTCGACACCACCCCGGCACTGGTCGTGGTGGTCCGCGACATCACCCAACTCAAGGAAACCCAGAAACAGCTGCAAACCTCGGAAGAGAAGTTCGCCAAGGCGTTCCACGCTTCGCCAGACGGCCTGTTGCTATCACGGGTCAGTGATGGCCTGCTGATCGAGGTCAACGAGGGTTTCAGCCGCATCACCGGCTTCAATAGCGCCATGTCGCTCGATCGCTCGACCCTGGACCTGGGGATCTGGGTCAATCTCAACGAGCGCCGGCAGATGCTTGACCTGCTCAAGCGTGACGGCTTTGTCCGCGACTTCAGCTGCCATATCCGCCGCAACGACGGCCGTATCCGCCTCTGCGAAATGTCCAGCCGGCCACTGCCCATTGGCGATGAAGAATGCATGCTGACCATCGCCCGCGACATCACCGAGCGGCATTTGATGCAGGAAAAACTGCAGCAGGCAGCGACCGTATTCGAAAGCACCGCCGAGGGCGTGCTGATTACCGACACCCAACAGCACATCAGTGCCGTTAACCGCGCATTCACTGAAATTACCGGCTATAGCGAAACCGAGGCCCTCGGCCATACACCACGGTTGTTGGCCTCCGGCCTGCACGACAGCGCCTTCTATGCAGCCATGTGGCACCAACTGACCGCCGAGGGCCATTGGCAAGGCGAAATCTCCAATCGGCGCAAGAACGGCGAGCTGTACCCCAGCTGGCTGACCATCAGCGCCGTGCGCAACAAGGACCGCTTCATTACCCACTTCGTCGCGGTGTTCGCTGATATTTCCAGCCTCAAGCACGCCCAGGCAAAACTCGACTACCAGGCCCACCACGATCCATTGACCGGCCTGCCCAACCGCACGCTGTTCGAAAGCCGCTTGCTGACGGCCCTCAACAATCAGCGCGAACAGGGCGGCCAGGGCGCCGTGCTGTTCCTCGACCTGGACCGCTTCAAACACATCAACGACAGCCTCGGACACCCGGTCGGCGACCTTCTGTTGAAAGGCATCGCCGTGCGCCTCAAGGAACAGCTGCGCGATATCGATACCGTGGCACGCCTTGGCGGTGACGAATTCATCATCCTGTTACCCGGCCTGCAGCAATCCAGTGACGCCGAACACATTGCCAACAAGCTACTGAATTGCTTCGGTGCTCCATTCCAGGCCGGCGAACACGAATTCTTTATCAGTGCCAGCATCGGCACCAGCCTCTATCCCAAGGACGGCAACGACGTCGCCACTCTGGTGAAGAATGCCGACGCCGCCATGTACCGTTCCAAGGCCAAGGGCCGCAACCGAGTCGAAAGCTACACCCGCGACCTCACCGCACAGGCCAGCGAGCGCATTGCCCTGGAGCATGAACTGCGCCGCGCCATTGAACGCAACGAGCTGTCGCTGTACTACCAACCCAAGATCAGCCTGCACCACCCACGCCTGGTAGGCGCCGAAGCCCTGATCCGCTGGCGTCACCCGACCTTTGGCGACGTGCCACCCGAGCACTTCATCTCCCTCGCCGAAGAAAACGGCATGATTCTGCAGATAGGCGATTGGGTGCTGGAACAGGCCTGCCTGCAGATGCACGAGTGGAACAAGCGCTATGAAGGCTTCGGCTCGTTATCGGTCAACCTGGCCGGCGCCCAGCTACGCCAACCCACCCTGCTCGGGCGCATCGAACAACTGCTCAAGGAATACCGGCTCAAGCCCGACCTGCTGCAATTGGAGATCACCGAAAACTTCATCATGAGCCAGGCCGAAGAAGCCCTCGAGGTCCTGCATCAACTCAAACGCCTGGGCGTGCAAATCGCTATCGACGACTTCGGCACCGGCTATTCCTCCCTCAGCTACCTCAAACGCCTGCCCCTGGATTACCTGAAAATCGACCAGTCATTCGTCCGCGGCCTGCCGGACGACACCCACGACGTGGCGATCGTCCGTGCAATCATTGCCCTGGGACGCAGCATGCAATTCACCATCATCGCCGAAGGCGTCGAAACCCAGTCCCAGCAGCAATTCCTCGCCGGCGAAGGCTGCGAACAGATCCAGGGCTACATCGTCAGCCTGCCCCTGCCCGCCGACGAATTCGCCGCGACCTTTCTTCGTATCGCAGTTTCCGACTTTTCGGATAGCACAGCCGAGAAACCACCGTTATAA
- a CDS encoding lipopolysaccharide biosynthesis protein, with amino-acid sequence MDAVQVQPFVDSRLSHARDFNECRNTESGAVFIIASGNSAKDFPLEDFAHVPMITMNGAISLFSGTDIKPYFYICTDMSFPSQQPEFFEHAMRISQRVALWAEFARRTNARPKGQLYTLKRAPKQTWLDYFFRSNKNLVQSQSLLGHRAKSIGFSKNLSQGFYDARTVAYLALQLTYHLGFDKVILVGVDLDQSSGRFYEKPGSVLSPCGLDQHYPTRILPSLKLMKKKVMGERFAVYNLSQNSRIPTTIIPKIDLQALHTLLG; translated from the coding sequence ATGGATGCAGTTCAGGTACAGCCATTCGTTGACTCCAGATTGAGTCATGCGCGTGATTTCAACGAGTGTCGCAACACCGAGTCCGGTGCGGTGTTCATTATTGCGTCCGGCAACTCGGCCAAAGACTTCCCGCTGGAAGACTTCGCCCACGTCCCGATGATTACCATGAACGGGGCGATTTCGCTGTTCAGTGGCACGGATATCAAGCCGTACTTCTACATCTGTACCGACATGAGCTTTCCCAGCCAGCAACCTGAGTTTTTCGAGCACGCGATGCGCATCAGCCAGCGGGTCGCGCTGTGGGCGGAGTTCGCTCGGCGCACCAACGCGCGGCCCAAAGGCCAGCTGTATACCCTCAAGCGCGCACCGAAACAGACTTGGCTCGACTACTTTTTCAGGAGCAACAAGAACCTGGTGCAGAGTCAGTCTTTGCTCGGGCACCGGGCGAAAAGCATCGGTTTCAGCAAGAACCTCAGCCAAGGCTTCTACGATGCCCGCACTGTCGCCTACCTGGCGCTGCAACTGACCTATCACCTGGGCTTCGACAAGGTCATCCTGGTGGGCGTCGACCTTGACCAGTCCAGCGGGCGTTTCTATGAAAAACCCGGCTCGGTGCTCTCCCCTTGCGGTCTCGACCAGCACTACCCCACGCGCATACTGCCTTCGCTGAAATTGATGAAGAAGAAAGTCATGGGCGAGCGCTTTGCGGTGTACAACCTGTCGCAGAACTCGCGTATTCCAACCACCATCATTCCGAAAATCGACTTGCAGGCGCTGCACACGCTGCTTGGCTGA
- a CDS encoding Lrp/AsnC family transcriptional regulator, translating to MPVPRPPALDEIDRQLIAALQINARESVAMLARQLGIARTTVTSRLARLEKAKVITGYGVRLGQRVVDGGLQAYVGITVQPRSGKEVLRRLSSMAQVQQLCAVSGEFDYVAWLRTDSPEQLDQLLDQIGSVDGVEKTTTSIILSSKIDRAQPI from the coding sequence TTGCCTGTCCCACGCCCGCCTGCGCTCGATGAGATCGACCGCCAACTGATTGCCGCCCTGCAAATCAACGCGCGCGAAAGCGTGGCCATGCTCGCCCGGCAATTGGGCATCGCCCGCACCACGGTGACCTCACGGCTGGCACGCCTGGAAAAAGCCAAGGTGATCACCGGTTATGGCGTTCGTCTCGGCCAACGGGTCGTCGACGGCGGGTTGCAGGCTTACGTCGGCATCACCGTGCAGCCCCGTTCCGGCAAGGAAGTGCTGCGACGCCTAAGCAGCATGGCTCAGGTCCAGCAACTCTGTGCGGTGAGTGGCGAATTCGATTACGTGGCCTGGCTGCGCACTGACTCGCCCGAGCAACTCGACCAGTTGCTCGACCAGATTGGCAGTGTCGACGGCGTCGAGAAGACCACCACGTCGATCATCCTCAGCAGCAAGATCGATCGCGCACAACCAATCTGA